Proteins from a single region of Alphaproteobacteria bacterium:
- a CDS encoding tRNA U-34 5-methylaminomethyl-2-thiouridine biosynthesis protein — MAKARNSAAGKNGEILAGFLAPHPPHLVYGENPPQNEPKSQCGWEELRWAYDHVRASIEEMKPDVLLVHSPHWITQQGHHFLGVKHLSGKSVDPIFPNIFRYSFDLEVDVELAEACCAEADKAGLYAKMMRNPNFRVDYGTITTLHMVRPQWDIPVVGISANNSPYYLSMEEGLQEMDVLGKATRRAIEKTGRRAVLLASNTFCHWHFHEEPEIPEDMSQEHPQNFEGYKWDMRMIRLLREGKTKEVFRLLPQFIEEAFAEVKSGAFTWMFSAMNYPEIPGEFYGYGTVIGTGNAVMEWNLIKHGLASAANGRKPARQAA, encoded by the coding sequence ATGGCCAAAGCACGCAATTCCGCCGCCGGCAAGAACGGGGAAATCCTCGCGGGGTTTCTCGCCCCGCACCCGCCCCATCTCGTTTATGGCGAGAACCCGCCGCAGAACGAGCCGAAATCCCAATGCGGCTGGGAAGAACTGCGCTGGGCCTATGATCATGTCCGCGCCAGCATCGAGGAAATGAAACCGGACGTGCTCCTTGTGCATTCACCGCACTGGATCACGCAGCAAGGTCATCACTTCCTGGGCGTGAAGCATCTGTCGGGCAAGTCTGTCGATCCGATCTTCCCCAACATCTTCCGCTACTCCTTTGATCTCGAAGTGGATGTGGAACTCGCAGAGGCCTGTTGCGCCGAGGCGGATAAGGCCGGGCTCTACGCCAAGATGATGCGGAACCCGAATTTCCGCGTCGATTACGGCACAATCACGACGCTCCATATGGTGCGCCCACAGTGGGACATTCCGGTTGTCGGCATTTCCGCCAACAACTCGCCCTACTATCTTTCCATGGAGGAAGGGCTGCAGGAAATGGATGTGCTGGGCAAAGCGACACGTCGGGCGATTGAAAAGACTGGCCGACGCGCGGTGCTGCTTGCTTCGAACACGTTCTGCCACTGGCACTTCCACGAAGAACCGGAAATCCCCGAGGATATGTCCCAGGAGCACCCGCAGAATTTCGAGGGCTACAAGTGGGATATGCGGATGATCAGGCTTTTACGTGAAGGCAAGACGAAGGAAGTCTTCCGCCTGTTGCCGCAATTTATCGAAGAAGCCTTCGCCGAAGTGAAATCCGGCGCGTTCACCTGGATGTTTTCGGCCATGAACTATCCGGAGATTCCCGGCGAATTCTATGGCTACGGCACGGTGATCGGTACCGGCAACGCCGTGATGGAATGGAACCTGATCAAACATGGGCTCGCCAGCGCGGCCAATGGCCGCAAGCCGGCCCGGCAGGCCGCCTAG
- a CDS encoding 2-hydroxymuconic semialdehyde dehydrogenase, protein MTTNERVLNFIDGEYTEGTSGRTFENRAPIDNRVISLVHEAGRDDVDRAVAAARRSLSGEWASMQMPERTEILYAVAKGIEDRFDEFLAAEMADTGKPKKLASHIDIPRGAANFRVFADIVKNVPGEYFETPTPDGRNAINYSIRRPKGVIGVICPWNLPLLLMTWKVGPALACGNSVVVKPSEETPTTATLLGEVMNDAGVPKGVYNVVHGFGPDSAGEFLTQNPEVDAITFTGETRTGEAIMKNAAVGVRDVSFELGGKNAGVIFADADMDAAVEGIGRACFANCGQVCLGTERLYVERPIFDEFVSRLKDYAENLSLGDPEAPSTDMGPLISQEHRNKVLSYYKKAKENGAQIVTGGGVPDLGEAMNEGSWVQPTIWTGLKEDDPVVREEVFGPCTHIQPFDSEEEAVSMANDTKYGLATTVWTTNISRANRVAQQINVGIAWVNSWFLRDLRTPFGGRGHSGIGREGGVHSLEFYTETRNICVKL, encoded by the coding sequence ATGACCACAAATGAGCGAGTTCTCAATTTCATCGACGGCGAATACACCGAAGGCACCAGTGGGCGGACCTTCGAGAACCGCGCGCCGATCGACAACCGGGTCATCAGCCTGGTGCATGAGGCGGGACGCGACGACGTCGACCGGGCGGTCGCGGCGGCGCGGCGGTCGCTGTCGGGCGAGTGGGCCAGCATGCAGATGCCCGAGCGGACCGAGATCCTTTACGCCGTGGCCAAGGGTATCGAGGACCGGTTCGACGAATTCCTGGCGGCCGAGATGGCCGATACCGGCAAGCCCAAGAAGCTGGCCTCCCATATCGATATTCCGCGCGGCGCCGCCAATTTCCGGGTCTTCGCCGATATCGTGAAGAACGTGCCCGGCGAATATTTCGAGACCCCGACGCCGGACGGGCGCAACGCCATCAATTACTCGATCCGCCGGCCCAAGGGGGTGATCGGCGTGATCTGCCCGTGGAACCTGCCGCTCCTGTTGATGACCTGGAAGGTCGGCCCGGCTCTCGCCTGCGGCAACTCGGTCGTCGTCAAGCCGTCGGAAGAAACGCCGACCACCGCGACCCTTCTCGGCGAAGTCATGAACGACGCGGGCGTCCCCAAGGGGGTCTATAACGTGGTGCATGGCTTCGGCCCGGATTCGGCCGGTGAATTCCTGACCCAAAACCCCGAGGTGGACGCCATTACCTTTACCGGCGAAACCCGGACCGGCGAGGCGATCATGAAAAATGCCGCCGTCGGCGTGCGCGACGTCTCCTTCGAGCTGGGCGGAAAGAACGCGGGCGTGATCTTTGCCGACGCGGACATGGACGCGGCGGTCGAGGGCATCGGACGCGCCTGCTTCGCCAACTGTGGCCAGGTCTGCCTTGGCACCGAACGGCTTTACGTGGAACGTCCCATCTTCGATGAATTCGTCTCGCGTCTGAAGGACTATGCCGAGAACCTGAGCCTGGGCGACCCGGAGGCGCCCAGCACCGACATGGGCCCGCTCATCAGCCAGGAACACCGCAACAAGGTGCTCTCCTATTACAAGAAGGCGAAGGAGAATGGCGCCCAGATCGTCACCGGCGGTGGCGTGCCGGACCTCGGCGAAGCAATGAACGAGGGATCCTGGGTGCAGCCCACGATCTGGACCGGACTCAAGGAGGACGACCCGGTCGTGCGTGAAGAAGTCTTCGGGCCGTGCACTCATATCCAGCCCTTCGACAGCGAGGAAGAGGCCGTCAGCATGGCGAACGACACCAAATACGGCCTCGCCACGACTGTCTGGACCACGAACATCAGCAGGGCCAACCGCGTGGCCCAGCAGATCAACGTGGGCATCGCCTGGGTCAATAGCTGGTTCCTGCGCGACCTGCGCACGCCCTTTGGCGGGCGCGGCCATTCGGGCATCGGGCGCGAAGGCGGCGTGCACTCGCTCGAATTCTATACAGAAACACGGAACATCTGCGTCAAGCTGTAG